Proteins found in one Flavobacterium channae genomic segment:
- a CDS encoding PPK2 family polyphosphate kinase translates to MENINIEDFKVKGKIKLDDFLTKLPIDTEKEQEELALDKIQKKLSKKQDAMYAHNRHAFLICLQGMDTSGKDSLIREVFKEFNPRGVVVHSFKTPNPTELEHDYLWRHYLALPEKGKFAVFNRTHYENVLVTRVHPEYILFENLPGIEKVEDITPQFWENRMEQIVNFEKHISQNGTKILKFYFHMSKEEQRERLLKRLENPEDNWKFSTGDLKERERWDDYMKYYEEAINKTSTDFAPWYIIPADDKGVARYIVAKTIWEEMQKLTDIAEPELDPKVKANIEMYREQLKR, encoded by the coding sequence ATGGAAAATATCAATATTGAAGATTTTAAAGTGAAAGGTAAAATTAAGTTAGATGATTTTCTAACCAAACTTCCTATTGATACTGAGAAAGAACAAGAAGAATTAGCGTTAGATAAAATCCAAAAGAAGCTTTCGAAAAAGCAAGATGCCATGTACGCGCACAATCGTCATGCGTTTTTGATTTGCTTACAAGGTATGGATACAAGCGGGAAAGATAGTTTAATTCGTGAGGTTTTCAAGGAGTTTAATCCGCGTGGCGTAGTGGTGCATAGTTTTAAAACTCCTAATCCAACCGAATTAGAACATGATTATTTATGGCGTCATTATTTGGCTTTACCCGAAAAAGGAAAATTCGCTGTTTTCAATCGAACGCATTATGAAAATGTATTGGTAACACGAGTGCATCCCGAATATATTTTGTTTGAAAACTTACCAGGAATTGAAAAAGTAGAAGATATTACCCCTCAATTTTGGGAAAATCGAATGGAACAAATCGTGAATTTCGAAAAGCATATTTCGCAAAACGGAACCAAAATTTTGAAGTTTTACTTTCACATGAGTAAAGAGGAGCAAAGAGAACGATTGCTAAAGCGATTGGAAAATCCAGAAGATAATTGGAAATTTAGTACAGGCGATTTAAAAGAGCGTGAACGATGGGATGATTACATGAAATATTACGAAGAAGCAATCAATAAAACATCTACTGATTTTGCTCCTTGGTATATTATTCCAGCAGATGATAAAGGAGTTGCGAGATACATTGTGGCAAAAACAATTTGGGAAGAAATGCAAAAACTGACAGATATTGCCGAGCCAGAATTGGATCCAAAAGTAAAAGCCAATATTGAAATGTATCGTGAGCAATTGAAGAGATAA
- a CDS encoding cob(I)yrinic acid a,c-diamide adenosyltransferase — translation MKVYTKTGDSGTTALFGGTRVPKHHIRIESYGTVDELNSHIGLIRDQDMNELYKKVLIEVQDRLFTVGAILATPPEKETLKNGQPRLQNLGIVESDIEFLENEIDIMEEALPPMTHFVLPGGHTTVSYCHIARCVCRRAERLAVHLNDIEPTDERVIKYLNRLSDYLFVLARKLSHDLNADEVQWIPRK, via the coding sequence ATGAAAGTATATACCAAAACAGGCGACTCAGGAACTACAGCATTATTTGGAGGAACTCGTGTGCCAAAACATCATATAAGAATCGAAAGCTACGGAACAGTTGACGAGTTAAATTCGCATATTGGTTTAATTCGTGATCAAGATATGAATGAGTTGTACAAAAAAGTATTAATTGAAGTGCAAGACAGATTGTTTACTGTTGGTGCTATTTTAGCAACTCCTCCAGAAAAAGAAACTTTAAAAAACGGACAACCTCGCTTACAAAATTTAGGTATAGTTGAGTCGGATATTGAATTTTTAGAGAACGAAATTGATATAATGGAAGAAGCGTTGCCACCTATGACGCATTTTGTTTTACCAGGAGGTCATACAACTGTGTCATATTGTCATATTGCACGTTGTGTTTGCCGTAGAGCTGAGCGTTTAGCAGTGCATTTAAATGACATTGAGCCTACAGACGAACGTGTCATAAAGTACTTAAACCGACTTTCTGACTACCTTTTTGTCTTGGCACGAAAGTTGTCTCATGATTTGAATGCTGATGAAGTTCAATGGATACCTAGGAAATAA
- a CDS encoding DUF2795 domain-containing protein: MYWTLELASYLSDAPWPATKDELIDYAIRTGAPLEVVENLQSIEDEGEIYESMEEIWPDYPTDEDYLWNEDEY, from the coding sequence ATGTATTGGACATTAGAATTAGCGTCATATTTAAGTGATGCGCCTTGGCCAGCAACCAAAGATGAACTTATCGACTATGCTATTAGAACTGGAGCTCCATTAGAAGTAGTGGAAAACTTACAGTCTATAGAAGACGAAGGAGAAATCTATGAATCAATGGAAGAGATTTGGCCTGATTATCCTACTGACGAAGATTATCTTTGGAATGAGGATGAATATTAA
- the secA gene encoding preprotein translocase subunit SecA, translating to MSIINSILKAFVGDKSEKDVKAIQPLINKIKSFEGALQALSHDELRAKTAEFKAKIKSARAEKDAKIASLKQDAEQTQDIDAREDIYAEIDKIEKEAYEISEKVLNDILPEAFAVVKETARRFKDNPTITVTATPKDRELSATKPYIAIEGDNATWANSWDAAGKAITWDMIHYDVQLIGGVVLHQGKIAEMQTGEGKTLVATLPLYLNALTGNGVHLVTVNDYLARRDSTWKAPLFEFHGMTVDCIDNHQPNSPERRKAYNADITYGTNNEFGFDYLRDNMAHAPEDLVQRKHNYAIVDEVDSVLIDDARTPLIISGPVPQGDRHEFLELKPKVENLVNLQRKLATDCLTEAKRLFKEGNNKDAGFNLFRSYRALPKSKALIKFLSEEGVKQLLQKTENYYMQDNNREMPKIDEALYFVIEEKNNQVELTDNGIQFLSTDTDSHFFVLPDIGTGIAQIEKENLSPEETAEKKEELFRDFSVKSERIHTLTQLLKAYTLFEKDTEYVIMDNKVMIVDEQTGRIMDGRRYSDGLHQAIEAKENVKIEAATQTFATITLQNYFRMYNKLGGMTGTASTEAGEFWEIYKLDVVEIPTNRPIARKDKDDLIYRTVREKFNAVIEDVVKLSEAGRPVLIGTTSVEISELLSRMLKIRGIQHNVLNAKMHKSEAEIVAEAGKPGVVTIATNMAGRGTDIKLSAEVKKAGGLAIIGTERHDSRRVDRQLRGRAGRQGDVGSSQFYVSLEDNLMRLFGSERVAKVMDRIGLKEGEVIQHSMMTKSIERAQKKVEENNFGVRKRLLEYDDVMNAQREVVYKRRRHALHGERLKVDIANMMYDTCELVVEQNKLAEDFKNFEFELIRYFSISSPISQAEFSKLSVRDITGKVYKAVLAHYEEKIARDAREAYPIIKNVYENNNGQYQRIVVPFSDGIKSLNVVTDLEKAYTSEGRSLVADFEKNITLAIVDEAWKKHLRKMDELKQSVQLAVHEQKDPLLIYKFEAFNLFKKMIDDVNKEVISFLFKGDLPHRNENIQEARQEARQEQYTETKEDLDATASEAKRAGEMASQRPQVTETITREMPKINRNDTVTIKHVMSGKSETMKYKKAESMLASGEWVLVNE from the coding sequence ATGAGTATCATAAATTCCATATTGAAGGCTTTTGTGGGGGATAAATCGGAGAAAGATGTAAAAGCGATTCAACCACTAATCAATAAAATAAAATCGTTTGAGGGTGCTTTACAAGCATTATCTCATGATGAATTACGTGCTAAAACTGCCGAATTCAAAGCTAAAATTAAATCTGCTCGTGCAGAAAAAGACGCTAAAATTGCTTCTTTAAAACAAGATGCAGAACAAACTCAAGATATTGATGCGCGTGAAGATATTTACGCTGAAATCGATAAGATTGAAAAAGAAGCCTATGAAATTTCTGAGAAAGTATTAAATGATATTTTACCAGAAGCTTTTGCAGTAGTTAAAGAAACGGCTCGTCGTTTTAAAGATAATCCTACAATTACCGTAACTGCAACTCCAAAAGATAGAGAGTTATCGGCTACTAAGCCATACATCGCTATTGAAGGTGATAACGCTACATGGGCAAATTCTTGGGATGCTGCAGGTAAAGCCATCACTTGGGATATGATTCACTACGACGTTCAGTTAATTGGTGGAGTTGTATTACACCAAGGTAAAATTGCCGAAATGCAAACGGGTGAAGGTAAAACGTTAGTAGCAACATTACCATTATACTTAAATGCTTTAACTGGAAATGGTGTTCATTTAGTAACGGTAAACGACTATTTAGCACGTCGTGATAGTACTTGGAAAGCGCCTTTATTTGAATTCCACGGAATGACAGTTGATTGTATCGATAATCACCAACCGAATTCTCCTGAAAGAAGAAAAGCTTACAACGCCGATATTACGTATGGAACAAATAATGAATTTGGTTTCGATTATTTGAGAGATAATATGGCGCATGCTCCAGAAGATTTAGTACAACGCAAACACAATTATGCAATTGTCGATGAGGTTGACTCGGTATTAATTGATGATGCAAGAACGCCATTAATTATTTCAGGACCAGTTCCGCAAGGAGATCGTCACGAATTTTTAGAGTTAAAGCCTAAAGTTGAAAACCTTGTAAACTTACAACGTAAACTAGCAACTGATTGTTTAACAGAAGCAAAACGTTTGTTTAAAGAAGGTAATAATAAAGATGCAGGATTTAACTTATTCCGTTCTTACAGAGCGTTACCAAAGAGTAAAGCATTAATCAAGTTTTTATCGGAAGAAGGAGTAAAACAATTACTTCAAAAAACAGAAAACTATTACATGCAAGATAACAACAGAGAAATGCCAAAAATTGATGAGGCATTGTACTTTGTTATTGAAGAGAAAAACAATCAAGTAGAATTAACAGATAACGGAATTCAGTTTTTATCTACTGATACAGATTCGCATTTCTTTGTTTTACCAGATATTGGAACAGGAATTGCTCAAATTGAAAAAGAAAATTTATCTCCTGAAGAAACAGCAGAAAAGAAAGAAGAATTATTCCGTGATTTCTCTGTAAAATCAGAACGTATACATACATTAACGCAGTTATTAAAAGCATATACTTTATTTGAAAAAGATACAGAATATGTAATCATGGATAATAAGGTTATGATTGTTGATGAGCAAACAGGTCGTATTATGGACGGTCGTCGTTACTCAGATGGTTTACATCAAGCAATCGAAGCTAAAGAAAATGTGAAAATTGAAGCAGCTACGCAAACTTTCGCAACAATTACATTACAGAATTATTTCCGTATGTACAACAAGTTGGGAGGTATGACAGGTACAGCTTCAACAGAAGCAGGTGAGTTCTGGGAAATCTACAAATTAGATGTTGTTGAAATTCCAACAAATCGTCCAATTGCTCGTAAAGATAAAGACGATTTGATTTATAGAACAGTTCGTGAAAAATTCAACGCAGTTATCGAAGATGTTGTAAAATTATCAGAAGCTGGAAGACCAGTATTGATTGGTACAACTTCTGTTGAGATTTCAGAATTATTAAGCCGAATGTTAAAAATTAGAGGTATTCAACACAATGTATTGAATGCTAAAATGCACAAAAGTGAGGCAGAAATTGTAGCAGAAGCTGGTAAACCAGGAGTTGTTACAATTGCAACAAATATGGCAGGTCGTGGTACCGATATTAAATTATCTGCTGAAGTTAAAAAAGCAGGTGGTTTAGCAATCATTGGTACAGAACGTCACGATTCTCGTCGTGTAGACCGTCAGTTACGTGGTCGTGCTGGTCGTCAAGGTGACGTTGGTAGTTCACAATTCTACGTGTCTTTAGAAGATAACTTAATGCGTTTATTCGGTTCTGAAAGAGTTGCAAAAGTTATGGATAGAATTGGTCTAAAAGAAGGTGAAGTTATTCAACATTCTATGATGACCAAATCTATTGAAAGAGCACAGAAAAAAGTAGAAGAAAACAATTTTGGAGTTCGTAAACGTTTGTTAGAATATGATGACGTTATGAATGCTCAAAGAGAAGTAGTATACAAAAGAAGACGTCATGCTTTACATGGAGAGCGTTTGAAAGTGGATATTGCTAATATGATGTACGATACTTGTGAATTAGTTGTTGAACAAAACAAATTAGCAGAAGATTTCAAAAACTTTGAGTTTGAATTGATTCGTTATTTTTCAATTAGTTCACCAATTTCTCAAGCAGAATTTTCTAAATTATCAGTTAGAGATATTACAGGTAAAGTATATAAAGCAGTTTTAGCTCATTATGAAGAAAAAATTGCAAGAGATGCACGCGAAGCATATCCAATTATCAAAAATGTATACGAAAACAATAATGGTCAGTACCAAAGAATTGTAGTGCCTTTCTCTGATGGAATCAAATCTTTAAATGTAGTAACTGATTTAGAAAAAGCATATACCTCAGAAGGTCGTTCGTTAGTGGCTGATTTCGAGAAAAACATCACTTTAGCAATTGTTGATGAAGCTTGGAAAAAACACTTACGTAAAATGGACGAATTGAAACAATCAGTTCAATTAGCTGTTCATGAGCAAAAAGATCCATTGTTGATTTATAAATTTGAAGCGTTCAACTTGTTCAAGAAAATGATTGATGATGTAAATAAAGAAGTAATTTCGTTCTTATTTAAAGGTGATTTACCACATCGTAATGAAAACATTCAAGAAGCAAGACAAGAAGCAAGACAAGAGCAATATACTGAAACTAAAGAGGATTTAGACGCAACAGCTTCTGAAGCAAAAAGAGCAGGAGAAATGGCTAGTCAAAGACCTCAAGTTACAGAAACGATTACTAGAGAAATGCCAAAAATTAATCGTAATGACACTGTTACTATTAAACACGTAATGAGTGGAAAAAGCGAAACCATGAAATACAAAAAAGCAGAAAGCATGTTAGCTTCTGGTGAGTGGGTTTTGGTTAACGAATAA
- a CDS encoding LETM1-related biofilm-associated protein, producing MINPSANGWIDKFFAENQDNFLDFQQNTLSFYEDCRSTGFIYGYVVRYQLQNQIDTSKWSYDEITKVGFLNTLFSIYNIEKSDVSKEDFINAVYQFYKIIQPENLNFIKKLLPEGSYSSRLEKIIDDRIQTNNNTISKNFSHIITNALLFIDILAFEHYLKKQELPTDYLKNIESDCIKIVSLALKIKERKSKYDELLVKLFENSIRYTKFNTIENIELAEIKIIRHTSLLERLYLLDIAQMALWCDEKLELNEQHFLEKLSQDLDLNKIILDKSEKEIYDFIEKYKSEIPFFNYSNPIKHFYDQANKNVTKLIIRNKDRLTKEIKESGELMQLLAKSATKDLSKDEKKKIKKQLLDICKTIPSLTIFLLPGGSLLLPILIKFIPQLLPSAFNENLED from the coding sequence ATGATAAACCCATCTGCAAACGGTTGGATTGACAAGTTTTTTGCTGAAAATCAGGATAACTTCTTGGATTTTCAACAGAATACTTTGTCTTTTTATGAAGATTGTAGATCAACTGGTTTTATTTATGGTTATGTGGTTCGTTATCAACTTCAAAACCAAATCGATACTTCGAAATGGTCATATGACGAAATAACTAAAGTTGGATTTTTAAATACTCTTTTTTCAATTTACAACATTGAAAAATCAGATGTTAGTAAAGAAGATTTTATAAATGCTGTTTACCAATTTTATAAAATCATACAACCTGAAAATCTGAATTTCATTAAAAAATTACTTCCAGAAGGTTCCTATAGTTCACGTTTGGAAAAAATTATTGATGATAGAATTCAAACAAACAACAATACGATTAGTAAAAACTTTTCACACATTATTACTAATGCGCTTTTGTTCATCGATATTTTAGCTTTTGAACATTATCTTAAAAAACAAGAATTACCAACCGATTACTTAAAAAACATTGAATCGGACTGTATCAAAATTGTCTCATTAGCTTTAAAAATTAAAGAACGAAAATCAAAATACGATGAATTATTAGTAAAGCTTTTCGAAAATTCAATTCGCTACACCAAATTCAATACAATTGAAAACATAGAGTTAGCTGAAATTAAAATAATACGTCACACTTCGTTATTAGAAAGATTATATCTGTTGGATATTGCTCAGATGGCTCTTTGGTGTGATGAAAAATTAGAACTCAACGAACAACATTTTCTTGAAAAACTATCTCAAGATTTAGATTTAAACAAGATTATTTTAGATAAGAGTGAAAAAGAAATCTATGATTTTATTGAAAAATACAAATCTGAAATTCCGTTTTTCAATTACTCAAATCCTATCAAGCATTTTTATGATCAAGCCAATAAAAATGTAACCAAACTAATTATTCGAAATAAAGATCGCTTAACAAAAGAAATAAAGGAAAGTGGCGAATTGATGCAACTTTTAGCAAAATCAGCCACTAAAGATTTAAGTAAAGACGAAAAAAAGAAGATTAAAAAACAACTATTAGATATTTGTAAAACTATACCTTCTTTAACCATATTTTTATTACCTGGAGGAAGCTTATTATTACCTATTTTAATTAAGTTTATTCCGCAATTATTACCATCAGCATTCAATGAAAATTTAGAAGATTAA
- the uvrA gene encoding excinuclease ABC subunit UvrA, translating to MTQPDFSTLEPKKNILIKGAQLHNLKNLNVAIPRNKLVVITGLSGSGKSSLAFDTLYAEGQRRYVESLSSYARQFLGRLDKPKVEYIKGIAPAIAIEQKVNTSNARSTVGTSTEIYDYLKLLFARIGKTYSPISGKEVKKDTVTDVINEVKTLPIDSRWLLLSPIHLEDGRALEDKLKVLLQQGFARILVDNEMVRLDAIDQHKLDNKDVLLIIDRIVVKEEEEFFNRLADAIQTAFYEGKGLCYLQDVDTKNRLEFSSNFELDGITFLEPNIHLFSFNNPYGACPTCEGYGSVIGIDEDLVIPNTALSVYENAVFPWRGDSMSWYRDQLVNNAYKFDFPIHKPFFELSEEQKQLIWDGNKYFTGLNDFFTELEEKNYKIQNRVLLSRYRGKTKCTTCKGKRLRYEANFIKVGGKTISDLVDLPIVNLIEFFKKLELNEYDAKVAKRLLIEINNRLDFLYNVGLSYLTLNRNSNSLSGGESQRINLATSLGSSLVGSMYILDEPSIGLHPKDTERLIEVLKNLRDLGNTVIVVEHDEDIMKAADMIIDIGPEAGTHGGELVAQGTYDEILKADSLTAKYLNGSAEISVPSKRRKFKNHIEVIGARENNLKNENFTFPLECLTVITGVSGSGKSTLVKKILFPAIQKKLEGVGEKAGQFTELAGSFSHIKHIEYVDQNPIGRSSRSNPVTYIKAYDDIRDLFAKQNVSKLRNYQAKHFSFNVEGGRCEVCKGDGEVTIEMQFMADVHLECEACNGKRFKKEILEVTFEGKNINDILTLTIDDALNFFSSHNQTKITQKLQPLQDVGLGYVQLGQSSSTLSGGEAQRIKLASFLVKGTIKDKALFVFDEPTTGLHFHDIKKLLASFDALLEKGHSIIVIEHNLDLIKCADYILDIGPEGGENGGKLVAFGTPEEVVKDKNSVTGKYLKEKL from the coding sequence ATGACACAACCTGATTTTTCTACCTTAGAACCTAAAAAAAACATTCTAATTAAAGGGGCACAATTGCATAACCTTAAAAATTTAAATGTTGCTATACCTAGAAATAAATTAGTAGTTATTACTGGACTTTCCGGTTCAGGAAAATCAAGTTTGGCTTTTGATACACTTTATGCAGAAGGACAACGACGTTATGTTGAAAGTTTATCTTCTTACGCACGTCAATTTTTGGGACGTTTAGACAAACCAAAAGTTGAATACATAAAAGGAATTGCACCAGCAATTGCAATCGAACAAAAAGTAAATACAAGTAACGCTCGTTCAACTGTAGGAACATCAACTGAAATTTACGATTATTTAAAACTTTTGTTTGCTCGAATCGGTAAAACTTACTCTCCTATTTCTGGAAAAGAAGTAAAAAAAGATACGGTTACAGATGTTATAAACGAAGTTAAAACACTTCCTATTGATAGTAGATGGTTGCTTCTTTCTCCTATTCATTTAGAAGACGGAAGAGCTTTAGAAGACAAACTTAAAGTTTTATTACAACAAGGTTTTGCTCGTATTTTAGTTGATAACGAAATGGTTCGATTAGATGCAATCGATCAGCATAAATTGGATAATAAAGATGTATTATTAATTATTGACCGAATTGTTGTTAAAGAAGAGGAAGAATTTTTCAATCGTTTGGCAGATGCTATTCAAACGGCATTTTACGAAGGAAAAGGTCTTTGCTATTTACAAGATGTAGACACAAAAAACCGGTTGGAATTCAGCTCAAACTTTGAATTAGACGGAATAACATTTTTGGAACCTAATATTCACTTATTTAGCTTTAACAATCCTTATGGTGCATGTCCTACTTGTGAAGGTTATGGAAGCGTTATCGGAATTGATGAAGATTTAGTTATTCCAAATACGGCTTTATCAGTTTATGAAAACGCTGTATTTCCTTGGCGTGGCGATAGTATGAGTTGGTATAGAGATCAATTGGTAAACAATGCCTACAAATTTGATTTTCCTATTCATAAACCATTCTTTGAATTATCGGAAGAACAAAAACAACTAATTTGGGATGGAAATAAATATTTCACAGGTTTAAATGATTTCTTTACCGAATTAGAAGAAAAAAATTATAAAATTCAAAACCGTGTTTTACTTTCAAGATACAGAGGTAAAACCAAATGTACTACATGTAAAGGAAAACGTTTACGATATGAAGCTAACTTTATAAAAGTTGGCGGTAAAACAATTTCAGATTTAGTAGACTTACCAATCGTAAACTTAATTGAATTCTTCAAAAAATTAGAATTGAATGAATATGACGCAAAAGTTGCAAAACGTTTGCTAATTGAAATAAACAATCGCTTGGACTTTTTGTATAATGTTGGTTTAAGTTATTTAACCTTAAATCGAAATTCAAATTCTCTCTCTGGAGGTGAATCGCAACGTATTAACTTGGCAACTTCATTAGGAAGCAGTTTGGTGGGTTCGATGTATATTTTAGACGAACCAAGTATTGGGTTACATCCAAAAGATACCGAAAGACTAATTGAAGTTTTAAAAAATCTTCGCGATTTAGGAAATACTGTTATCGTTGTGGAACATGACGAAGACATCATGAAAGCTGCTGATATGATAATTGATATTGGTCCAGAAGCTGGAACACATGGTGGTGAATTAGTCGCACAAGGTACTTATGATGAAATATTAAAAGCCGATTCGTTAACTGCAAAATACTTAAACGGATCTGCAGAAATTTCGGTTCCTTCTAAAAGAAGAAAATTTAAAAATCATATTGAAGTTATTGGAGCTCGAGAAAATAACTTAAAAAATGAAAACTTTACTTTTCCATTAGAATGTTTAACTGTAATTACAGGAGTTTCTGGAAGTGGAAAAAGTACATTGGTTAAAAAAATATTATTCCCAGCTATTCAGAAAAAATTAGAAGGTGTTGGAGAAAAAGCTGGACAGTTTACTGAATTAGCAGGAAGTTTTTCACATATCAAACATATTGAATATGTTGATCAAAATCCGATTGGAAGAAGTTCGCGTTCTAATCCGGTTACTTACATAAAAGCATACGATGATATTCGTGATTTATTTGCAAAACAAAATGTTTCAAAATTAAGAAACTATCAAGCTAAACACTTTTCTTTCAACGTAGAAGGCGGAAGATGTGAAGTTTGTAAAGGCGATGGTGAAGTTACTATTGAAATGCAATTTATGGCTGATGTTCACTTAGAATGTGAAGCTTGTAATGGAAAACGTTTCAAAAAAGAAATTCTTGAAGTTACTTTTGAAGGCAAAAACATCAATGACATTTTAACTTTAACTATTGATGATGCACTGAATTTCTTTAGTTCGCACAATCAAACGAAGATTACACAGAAATTACAACCGCTTCAAGATGTTGGTTTAGGATATGTTCAATTAGGACAATCTTCTTCTACTCTTTCTGGTGGTGAAGCACAACGTATAAAATTAGCCTCATTTTTAGTAAAAGGAACCATAAAAGACAAAGCTTTATTTGTTTTTGACGAACCTACAACTGGTTTACATTTTCATGATATCAAAAAATTACTAGCTTCTTTTGATGCTTTACTAGAAAAAGGACATTCAATAATTGTTATTGAACACAACTTAGATTTAATTAAATGTGCCGATTATATTTTAGATATTGGTCCAGAAGGTGGTGAAAATGGTGGTAAATTAGTTGCCTTTGGAACACCTGAAGAAGTAGTTAAAGACAAAAATTCGGTAACTGGTAAATACTTAAAAGAAAAACTATAA
- a CDS encoding RNA polymerase sigma factor produces MANLVLPDAVLVKNYISGDESALASLIERHQSKIYGFIYSKINDRDLSDDIFQDTFIKVIKTLKSQSYNEEGKFLPWVMRIAHNLVVDHYRKAKKMPYQRETDEYSIFNYMTDNCLNIEGQIISEQVETDLAKLLDELPADQKEVLVMRMYQDLSFKEIADLTGVSINTALGRMRYALLNLRKIIEKHQIILTN; encoded by the coding sequence ATGGCTAATCTTGTACTTCCTGATGCAGTTTTGGTGAAGAATTATATAAGTGGAGATGAATCTGCTTTAGCTTCATTGATTGAAAGACATCAATCAAAAATCTACGGATTTATTTATTCTAAAATAAACGACAGAGATTTATCAGACGATATTTTTCAAGATACTTTTATTAAGGTAATTAAAACGTTGAAATCACAGTCGTATAACGAAGAAGGAAAATTTTTGCCTTGGGTAATGCGAATTGCTCATAATTTGGTAGTTGACCATTATAGAAAAGCAAAAAAAATGCCTTACCAACGTGAAACGGATGAGTATTCTATATTCAATTATATGACGGATAATTGTTTAAATATTGAAGGACAGATTATATCTGAACAAGTAGAAACCGATTTAGCTAAGTTATTAGATGAACTTCCAGCAGATCAAAAAGAAGTTTTAGTAATGCGTATGTATCAAGATTTAAGTTTTAAGGAAATAGCTGATTTAACAGGTGTTAGTATCAATACAGCCTTAGGAAGAATGCGTTATGCTTTGTTGAATTTGAGAAAAATTATCGAAAAACATCAAATTATTTTGACTAACTAA
- a CDS encoding acyltransferase family protein: MDFKRRHFHTFDALRFLSFLLVFIHHIPVPENSWFYLFTKSGDIGVSFFFVLSGFLISYILFFEKNSKKKINLKNFFAKRVLKIWPLFYALLIFAYLTPQILKLLQLSFSNEGYEPNWLMSGLFLENYKMMFTNSFPNVSPLRVMWSLCIEEHFYILWSLLFAIIPINKIKYLILGAIVAANIFRGIFFYYNLPFLDVFTNIDYFAYGAIPAYILGCRKEDLFKFEKLSFTFKIATCIFTLILIFVVSNLDFEWIKFIKPILFGSLFALILFFTITEKNSLKIKDTKWISRLGIYTYGLYLYHTIIINLFIKLNKTFEFNWIVISILSLITTILISIISNSIFEKQFLKLKANFN, translated from the coding sequence ATGGATTTTAAAAGAAGACACTTTCACACGTTTGATGCTCTACGCTTTTTATCATTTCTATTAGTTTTTATTCATCATATTCCAGTTCCAGAGAATTCATGGTTTTATTTATTCACTAAAAGTGGCGATATTGGTGTTTCCTTCTTTTTTGTTTTAAGCGGTTTTTTAATCTCTTACATTCTATTTTTTGAGAAAAACAGTAAGAAAAAAATCAACTTAAAAAATTTCTTTGCAAAACGAGTTTTAAAAATTTGGCCTTTATTTTATGCCCTTTTGATATTTGCTTATCTAACTCCTCAAATATTAAAACTATTACAACTATCGTTTTCAAATGAAGGCTATGAGCCAAATTGGCTTATGTCGGGACTATTTCTTGAAAATTATAAAATGATGTTTACTAATAGTTTTCCAAATGTTTCACCATTACGAGTTATGTGGTCACTTTGTATTGAAGAACATTTTTATATACTTTGGAGTTTATTATTTGCTATTATTCCAATCAACAAAATAAAATACTTAATTCTTGGGGCAATAGTTGCTGCCAATATTTTTAGAGGAATATTCTTTTACTATAATCTTCCTTTCTTAGATGTATTCACCAATATTGATTATTTCGCTTATGGAGCAATTCCGGCATATATCTTAGGTTGTAGAAAAGAGGATTTATTCAAATTTGAAAAGTTGTCTTTTACATTTAAAATTGCAACCTGCATTTTTACATTAATATTGATTTTTGTAGTTTCAAACTTAGATTTTGAGTGGATTAAATTTATCAAACCAATACTTTTTGGAAGTTTGTTTGCTCTTATTTTATTCTTTACAATTACTGAAAAGAATTCACTAAAAATAAAAGATACAAAATGGATTAGTAGATTAGGAATATATACATATGGTCTTTATTTATATCATACCATAATTATTAATCTTTTCATTAAGTTAAATAAGACTTTTGAATTTAATTGGATAGTAATTTCAATATTAAGTTTAATAACTACAATTTTAATAAGTATAATATCCAATAGCATTTTTGAAAAACAGTTTTTAAAACTAAAAGCAAACTTTAACTAA